The following proteins are co-located in the Cydia pomonella isolate Wapato2018A chromosome 19, ilCydPomo1, whole genome shotgun sequence genome:
- the LOC133528246 gene encoding sodium channel protein Nach-like, whose amino-acid sequence MLNFSNRCCKTVIKYCTALKTTGLTLDEKMAKRVFVDGNFRMLLKHFCMEGTVLGLKYFYLYPDRVSRCFWAVTLILIVMFACTLTWLLYGRFNEMPTRITIENQYEPLDTLPFPAITICSPNQMTLSSMRHFNKTLIDGNTTVNLEKALPQLLGFYSSIPVIDDEELRRLQRLIDENRYTVPEVMGLMPQSCENFLKLCFFKLKMHPCRELFRPILTKQGLCCAFNSVYWFKDKRRNEKNPHFKPHMATTRGIYDGLRVVVDYEPEDALPRTLFHVGAIRVMFTDWTEFPADDETNLVYPHVEAFLTIHGTYTYCSEEVTSLPSDSRQCLFDYERRLHSFGKYHNSDCDHVCYIRAVEKHCHCEPVYVPHVGARSCDVTKIRCISKVPDLSSKDGSMDCNCPRDCVSRIYTVDLSLGNLRGLPHMVYNPYSGIKFNESTTIMQFFFPSSVYVKKKQETVMSLISLVSNLGGIFGLCMGVSTVSVMEIIFYTRKAVENYLRKRLRRAVEDQMRQYKTRDY is encoded by the exons atgttaaacttttCGAATAGGTGCTGTAAAACTGTGATTAAATATTGTACAGCTTTAAAAACTACCGGTCTTACTTTGGACGAGAAAATGGCGAAAAGAGTATTCGTGGACGGAAATTTCAGAATGTTACTAAAGCATTTTTGTATGGAAGGGACTGTGTTAGGGctgaagtatttttatttgtatccaGATAGAGTATCAAG GTGCTTCTGGGCGGTAACCCTGATACTCATAGTGATGTTCGCATGCACATTGACATGGTTGCTATACGGCCGCTTCAATGAGATGCCGACTCGCATCACCATCGAGAACCAGTACGAGCCCCTCGACACCCTCCCGTTCCCGGCCATCACCATCTGCTCTCCCAACCAGATGACCCTGAGCTCTATGAGACACTTCAACAAAACCTTGAT CGATGGTAACACAACAGTGAACCTGGAGAAAGCCCTCCCCCAACTGCTGGGTTTCTATTCGAGTATCCCGGTTATTGACGATGAAGAACTGAGGCGTCTTCAGCGACTCATTGACGAAAACCGATACACA GTACCTGAGGTAATGGGACTAATGCCCCAAAGCTGTGAGAACTTCCTGAAGCTCTGCTTCTTCAAGCTGAAGATGCACCCTTGCCGCGAGCTCTTCCGTCCCATCCTGACCAAGCAGGGGCTGTGCTGCGCGTTCAACAGCGTCTACTGGTTCAAAGATAAAAGACG aaatgaaaaaaatccaCACTTCAAGCCGCACATGGCGACCACGCGGGGCATCTACGACGGGCTGCGAGTCGTGGTGGACTACGAGCCCGAAGACGCCTTGCCGAGGACCTTGTTCCACGTCGGCGCTATCAGG GTAATGTTTACGGACTGGACCGAGTTTCCTGCTGATGACGAGACTAACCTGGTATACCCGCACGTTGAGGCCTTCCTCACCATCCACGGAACCTATACCTACTGCTCTGAAGAGGTCACCAGCCTGCCTTCTGATAG TCGCCAATGCCTGTTCGACTACGAGCGGCGGCTACATTCGTTCGGAAAGTACCACAACTCCGACTGCGACCACGTGTGCTACATCCGAGCCGTGGAGAAGCACTGCCACTGCGAGCCTGTGTACGTACCTCACGTGGGCGCACGGTCCTGTGACGTCACTAAGATACGCTGCATCAGCAAGGTCCCAG ACCTATCAAGCAAGGACGGCAGCATGGACTGCAACTGCCCGCGAGACTGCGTGTCCAGGATATACACAGTTGATCTGAGCCTCGGCAACCTCAGAGGGCTGCCCCACATGGTTTACAACCCTTA ttctgGCATCAAATTCAACGAAAGCACGACCATCATGCAGTTCTTCTTTCCTAGCTCCGTGTATGTGAAGAAGAAACAGGAAACTGTTATGTCGCTAATTAGTTTGGTTT CCAACCTCGGCGGTATATTCGGCCTCTGCATGGGCGTGAGCACGGTCAGCGTAATGGAAATTATATTCTACACGCGCAAGGCCGTCGAGAACTACCTCAGGAAGCGGCTGCGGCGCGCCGTGGAGGACCAAATGCGACAATATAAGACTCGTGATTATTAA